A window of Sutcliffiella cohnii contains these coding sequences:
- a CDS encoding acetylornithine transaminase, whose translation MNTYGRFPITVTKGKGSYVWDDKGTKYLDFTSGIATCNLGHVPEFVKNALVNQLDQLWHVSNLYHIEPQQKLAKQLTKVTSFDQVFFCNSGAEANEAAIKLVRAKANSENKQPLIVTFKKSFHGRTLATLTATGQEKIQTGFSPLVEGFHYLPFNDEDALEKLNEWQPTAVMLELVQGEGGVVPAHKTWIKKLVEICKKNNSLIVVDEVQTGIGRTGTLFAYQQYDLEPDIMTIAKGLGSGFPIGAMLAKEHVSYLFGPGSHGSTFGGNPLATTAGLSTIQYILNNELLTTISDRSKQLTLLLQKIASQYDFIEEVRGKGLLIGLKLNREIASTVVLESIKNELLILTAGPDVIRLLPPLTVSEEEILLFVEKFEKALKAAKEC comes from the coding sequence ATGAATACGTATGGTCGATTTCCTATAACGGTCACTAAGGGAAAAGGAAGTTACGTTTGGGATGATAAAGGCACAAAATATTTAGATTTCACTTCAGGGATTGCGACATGTAACCTTGGTCATGTTCCCGAATTTGTAAAAAATGCATTGGTAAATCAATTGGATCAACTATGGCATGTTTCTAACCTTTATCATATTGAACCCCAACAAAAGTTAGCAAAACAGTTAACAAAAGTAACGAGCTTTGACCAAGTATTCTTTTGTAATAGTGGGGCAGAGGCGAATGAGGCAGCAATTAAACTAGTTCGTGCTAAAGCTAATAGTGAAAACAAACAACCGTTAATTGTGACATTTAAAAAGTCATTTCACGGTAGAACTTTAGCAACGTTAACAGCTACAGGACAAGAAAAAATACAAACTGGTTTTTCGCCATTAGTAGAAGGTTTTCATTACTTACCTTTTAATGACGAAGATGCACTTGAAAAGTTAAATGAATGGCAACCAACTGCTGTCATGCTCGAACTAGTACAAGGGGAAGGCGGAGTCGTCCCTGCTCATAAAACATGGATTAAAAAGTTAGTCGAGATTTGCAAAAAAAATAATAGTTTAATTGTAGTGGATGAAGTGCAAACGGGGATTGGTAGAACGGGGACTTTATTTGCCTATCAACAATATGATTTAGAACCTGATATTATGACAATTGCGAAAGGATTAGGTTCAGGTTTTCCAATCGGTGCGATGCTAGCAAAAGAGCACGTCTCTTATCTTTTCGGTCCGGGCAGTCATGGAAGTACGTTTGGAGGCAATCCACTAGCAACAACTGCAGGATTATCCACAATACAATACATCTTAAACAATGAACTATTAACAACTATAAGTGACCGAAGTAAGCAGTTAACGTTATTACTACAAAAAATAGCTAGTCAATATGATTTTATTGAAGAAGTTAGAGGGAAAGGCCTATTAATTGGACTAAAACTTAACCGTGAAATAGCCTCAACAGTCGTATTAGAATCAATAAAAAATGAACTGTTAATTTTAACAGCTGGTCCAGATGTTATACGACTTTTGCCACCATTAACAGTGTCCGAAGAGGAAATTCTGCTGTTTGTCGAAAAATTTGAAAAAGCGTTAAAAGCAGCGAAGGAGTGTTAA
- a CDS encoding carbamoyl phosphate synthase small subunit: protein MQKGYLLLETGHVFEGTLLGNSLESTGEVVFNTSMTGYQEIMSDPSYAGQIIVFCYPLVGNYGINEADFESNKLYIRGIVTGEICVNPQHFQMKETTVDTLNRNGINGLTGVDTRQIVKIIRKYGSVKGKITTNPSNVSFNADTTFFIDQVSTKSIQKYSNDGPHVVLIDYGSKKSILRALLNENCKVTVVPYNTTLVEIQKLNPDGIVLSNGPGDPMALSEYLKDIKLITEMYPTLGICLGHQLIALAHGGKTTKLPFGHRGGNHPVKEVETGKVFITSQNHGYVVDEKSIINNQNFHITYFNINDRTVEGIRHKQLPISSVQFHPEANPGPQDTEHIFKKFIKNIHQGELTYAAQ from the coding sequence GTGCAAAAAGGCTATTTACTTCTAGAGACGGGGCATGTTTTTGAAGGAACCCTTTTAGGGAATTCTTTGGAATCAACAGGTGAAGTAGTTTTCAATACGAGTATGACAGGATATCAGGAAATTATGTCTGATCCTTCATATGCCGGCCAAATTATCGTTTTTTGTTATCCGTTAGTTGGAAATTACGGAATTAACGAAGCCGATTTTGAATCTAATAAACTCTATATTCGAGGAATTGTTACTGGTGAAATATGTGTGAATCCTCAACATTTCCAAATGAAAGAAACAACAGTTGACACGTTAAACCGAAATGGGATTAATGGATTAACCGGAGTGGATACACGTCAAATCGTAAAGATAATTAGAAAATATGGAAGCGTCAAAGGGAAAATCACTACCAATCCTTCAAACGTATCTTTTAATGCTGATACAACGTTCTTTATAGACCAAGTATCAACTAAATCGATTCAGAAATATTCGAATGATGGGCCGCATGTTGTTTTAATTGATTATGGTAGTAAAAAATCTATACTACGAGCGTTACTAAATGAAAATTGTAAAGTAACGGTTGTCCCTTACAATACTACTCTTGTAGAAATTCAAAAATTGAATCCTGATGGGATAGTTTTAAGTAACGGACCAGGAGATCCAATGGCATTAAGTGAGTATTTAAAGGACATTAAATTAATTACAGAAATGTACCCAACGCTTGGTATTTGTTTAGGGCACCAGTTAATTGCATTAGCGCATGGGGGCAAAACGACGAAATTACCATTCGGTCATCGAGGTGGAAACCACCCAGTTAAAGAAGTGGAAACTGGGAAAGTATTTATTACATCCCAAAATCACGGATATGTAGTAGATGAAAAATCAATTATTAATAATCAAAACTTCCATATTACTTATTTCAATATAAATGATAGAACTGTAGAAGGAATACGTCATAAACAATTACCAATTTCTTCTGTACAATTTCATCCGGAAGCTAATCCTGGTCCACAGGACACCGAACATATTTTTAAAAAATTTATAAAGAATATTCACCAAGGAGAATTAACATATGCCGCTCAATAA
- the carB gene encoding carbamoyl-phosphate synthase (glutamine-hydrolyzing) large subunit: MPLNKQIKKVLVIGSGPIVIGQAAEFDYAGTQSCIALKEEGLEVILVNSNPATIMTDKEIADKIYMEPLTVESLEVIIKKERPDGIIGTLGGQTGLNLVVQLEEERILEKYNVKLLGTSVPSIQQGEDREKFRQLMLDINEPIPQSKIVHTEQEGLNFAEEIGFPVIVRPAYTLGGEGGGFANSPLELQQLLKRGLSLSPIHQVLLEKSIKGWKEIEYEVMRDANDTCIIVCNMENMDPVGVHTGDSIVVAPSQTLSDVQYQILRNASLKVIRALKIIGGCNIQFAFHPESNEYFIIEVNPRVSRSSALASKATGYPIARIATKCAIGYHLDEIINPITGNTFTSFEPALDYVVVKLPRFPFDKFTEADRTLGTQMKATGEVLSIDRSFEGAMNKAIRSLEMNVKGLKTNKLSNKNLDEIKKLLATPNDYRLFAIAEGLQKGMSIEELHELTEINEWFLQKLNGMVLLEEQLATFTIDTVTKELLTLAKYQNISDEYLSELLSCSIEEVKEKREAFGLKPAYKLVDTCAAEFDALTPYYYSTWSGVDEVEVSNKEKALVIGSGPIRIGQGIEFDYCSVHAVKALKKLGLETVVVNNNPETVSTDFSIADKLYFEPLTVEDIMNVIVKENVNYVFIQFGGQTAINLAAALKEKGINVVGTTVENIDKLEDRQQFYQLLDEINIPHMDGEIVYDINSLKDAADKIGYPVLVRPSYVIGGQSMYTFYEEDELTFYIDHLKEENYHVWPLLVDQFVPGTECELDVVSDGKNIYIPAIFEHVEKAGVHSGDSIAVFPPVHLSKEIQEVLVDYTKRICEAASIVGLANIQFIIKNNTVYCLEVNPRASRTIPIVSKVTGVNLVDLAVKAQLGNELAEVGLKEFPHFYSVKAPIFSATKLKGVDHVLGPEMKSTGEVLGLGFSYEEALFKALFYKVNPFDYTNNKSFLLSVTEREKENVVPIAIKLIEKGFSIVATDGTAKHLSQKGIETKPYEEELFLKEEIAGAIIIPTKGRNLIRLGAKLRELCTRYQVPCFTSLDTASEAIKINKVNRDFRSMKDYYIHQVEGEDQYATNISEYKS; the protein is encoded by the coding sequence ATGCCGCTCAATAAACAGATAAAAAAAGTATTAGTAATTGGCTCAGGTCCAATTGTTATTGGGCAAGCCGCTGAATTTGATTATGCAGGGACACAAAGTTGTATTGCGCTAAAAGAAGAAGGTTTAGAGGTAATCCTTGTTAATAGTAATCCAGCAACAATTATGACTGACAAAGAGATTGCAGATAAAATATACATGGAGCCTCTAACAGTAGAAAGTTTAGAAGTGATCATAAAGAAAGAAAGACCTGATGGGATAATTGGAACTCTCGGTGGTCAGACAGGGCTTAATTTAGTAGTACAACTTGAAGAAGAACGTATTTTAGAAAAATATAATGTAAAGTTACTAGGTACATCTGTTCCTTCTATCCAGCAAGGGGAAGATCGTGAAAAGTTCCGCCAACTAATGTTAGACATTAATGAACCGATTCCTCAATCAAAAATTGTTCATACAGAACAAGAAGGACTAAATTTTGCAGAAGAAATTGGGTTTCCTGTCATTGTTCGTCCAGCTTATACTCTAGGCGGAGAAGGTGGAGGCTTTGCAAATAGCCCCCTTGAGTTACAACAACTTTTAAAAAGGGGACTCTCTTTAAGTCCGATACATCAAGTACTTTTAGAAAAAAGTATAAAAGGTTGGAAAGAAATAGAATATGAAGTTATGAGAGATGCGAATGATACTTGTATTATCGTTTGTAATATGGAAAATATGGACCCAGTAGGAGTTCATACAGGTGATTCCATTGTCGTAGCTCCTTCACAAACTTTATCAGACGTTCAATATCAAATTTTAAGAAATGCTTCATTAAAAGTTATTCGCGCTTTAAAAATAATTGGTGGTTGTAATATTCAATTTGCTTTCCATCCAGAATCAAACGAGTATTTCATTATTGAAGTAAATCCACGGGTTAGTCGTTCATCTGCACTTGCATCAAAAGCAACTGGTTATCCAATTGCAAGAATAGCAACGAAATGTGCAATAGGCTATCATTTAGATGAAATTATAAATCCAATAACAGGAAATACATTTACTTCATTCGAACCTGCTCTAGACTATGTTGTAGTTAAGCTTCCAAGATTTCCGTTTGATAAATTTACAGAAGCAGATCGCACATTAGGCACTCAAATGAAAGCAACAGGTGAAGTTCTATCAATAGATCGGTCGTTTGAAGGTGCAATGAATAAGGCAATTCGTTCTTTAGAAATGAATGTAAAAGGTTTAAAAACAAATAAACTTTCTAATAAAAACTTGGATGAAATTAAGAAATTATTAGCAACGCCGAACGATTATCGACTTTTTGCAATTGCGGAAGGGTTACAAAAAGGGATGTCGATAGAGGAACTTCATGAACTCACTGAAATAAATGAATGGTTTTTACAAAAACTAAATGGAATGGTATTACTAGAAGAACAATTAGCAACCTTTACAATTGATACTGTTACGAAAGAGTTGTTAACATTAGCAAAATATCAAAATATAAGTGATGAATATTTAAGTGAGTTATTATCTTGCTCTATCGAAGAAGTGAAAGAGAAGAGAGAAGCTTTCGGTTTAAAACCCGCCTATAAACTAGTTGACACTTGCGCAGCGGAATTCGATGCATTAACTCCATATTATTACTCTACATGGTCCGGAGTAGATGAAGTAGAAGTAAGTAATAAGGAAAAAGCACTTGTAATTGGATCTGGTCCTATAAGAATTGGTCAAGGTATTGAATTTGATTATTGTTCCGTTCATGCTGTAAAAGCATTAAAGAAATTAGGGTTAGAAACAGTAGTAGTTAATAACAACCCTGAAACAGTTAGTACAGATTTTTCAATTGCGGATAAGTTGTACTTTGAACCACTTACAGTTGAAGATATTATGAACGTTATTGTAAAAGAAAACGTAAACTATGTATTCATCCAGTTCGGCGGACAGACAGCGATCAATTTAGCGGCAGCTCTTAAAGAAAAAGGGATTAATGTTGTCGGTACGACTGTAGAAAATATTGATAAGCTTGAAGATCGTCAACAATTTTATCAACTATTAGACGAGATAAACATTCCGCATATGGATGGTGAAATCGTTTATGATATTAACAGTTTAAAAGATGCAGCAGACAAAATAGGATACCCAGTATTAGTCAGACCATCTTATGTTATCGGTGGACAATCGATGTATACATTTTATGAAGAGGATGAATTAACATTTTACATCGATCATTTAAAGGAAGAAAACTATCATGTATGGCCTCTTTTAGTAGACCAGTTTGTACCTGGAACTGAATGTGAGTTAGATGTCGTAAGTGATGGGAAAAACATATACATTCCTGCAATTTTTGAACATGTTGAAAAAGCCGGTGTTCATTCGGGAGATAGTATAGCAGTATTCCCACCAGTACATCTATCAAAAGAAATACAAGAAGTACTTGTAGATTATACAAAACGAATTTGTGAAGCTGCATCCATTGTAGGGCTAGCCAATATTCAGTTTATCATAAAAAATAACACGGTCTATTGTTTAGAAGTTAATCCGAGAGCATCTCGAACTATTCCAATTGTGAGCAAAGTAACAGGAGTAAATTTAGTAGATTTAGCTGTTAAGGCACAGTTAGGAAATGAACTAGCTGAAGTTGGATTGAAGGAATTCCCGCACTTTTATAGTGTAAAAGCACCGATTTTTTCTGCTACCAAACTTAAAGGTGTTGATCATGTTTTAGGTCCAGAAATGAAATCAACAGGGGAAGTACTAGGATTAGGATTTAGTTATGAAGAAGCGTTATTTAAAGCACTATTCTATAAAGTAAATCCATTTGACTATACAAATAATAAAAGTTTCCTTTTATCCGTTACGGAACGTGAAAAGGAAAATGTAGTACCAATTGCTATTAAGTTAATCGAAAAAGGATTTTCAATTGTAGCTACAGATGGCACTGCCAAACATTTATCGCAAAAAGGAATAGAAACGAAGCCGTATGAAGAAGAATTGTTTTTAAAGGAAGAAATTGCAGGAGCTATCATTATTCCAACAAAAGGGAGAAACTTAATTAGACTTGGTGCAAAATTACGAGAACTTTGTACTCGATATCAAGTACCTTGCTTTACTAGCTTGGATACAGCTTCTGAAGCGATTAAAATAAACAAAGTTAATCGAGACTTCCGTTCTATGAAAGATTACTATATACATCAAGTAGAAGGGGAAGATCAATATGCAACCAACATTAGTGAATACAAAAGCTAA